A window of Flammeovirga kamogawensis genomic DNA:
TAACACAAAACCTTTTACCTCTCAAATCATATGTTTTGGTATCACCATTATATACACCTTCTATTTTACGTTGACCATCGCACAAAGAAATAAATTTTTGTAAAAATTCTGGATTACAATGTTGGATGTCATCTAAATAAAGCATTACATTATTACCCATTTCTAAAGCTAAACCTAGTTTTTCTAATTCTTCTCTTGCAGTTGCATTAGGAGCTTCTTCTGGATCTAAAGACAATACTTGATGTCCAATTGATGGTCCATTTATTTTCATAAAAATAAGCCCTAGTCTATTGGCTACATACTCCATTAATGTTGTTTTACCATACCCTGGAGGAGATATTAATAGCAACAAACCCATTAAATCTGTTCTCTTTTTCTTTCCTGAAGCTCCAATTTGTTTAGAAAGGTTTTCTCCAATTAATGGTAAATAGACATCATTAATCAATCTGTTTCTTACAAAAGATGATAATACTTTAGGTTCGAAAGATGTTAATTTAATATCTTTTTTAAATTCGGATAACACTTTTCCTCTTTGTTCAATATATGTATTAAACAAAGGAAGGTCTTTTCTAAGATGTTTTTTAATACGTTTAGAGAAGTCATGATAATTTAAAACATACTCTCCATTATTAATTAATGTATGATCTCCTAATAAGCCAGTTATAGATTCAGTATGGTTTATTGATACTACTTGTCTTTCTGCATTAAAAGTATCTACTAAAAGTAAACTTGCTTCTAAGGTATATTGGGTATATTTAGCAACTTCCCCTTTAAATGCTGTTGATTTAAATAGTGTTTCCCATCCAATATCTAAAAATGTAATCAGTTGATCCCAGTCTTTAGATAATCTTTGAATATTATTTTTAAATGGTTCAACAAGATTTTTAGAAATCAATAACCTATTGAATTCCTCTTTTAAATAGTCTGCTTCTGCACTTACACTAAAATTAGACTCTGAAATTAAATCAATTAAGCAAAGTGCTATATCTGTTGCATTAATATCATCTTGAATATTTAATTTTTCAAGAACAATATTACTATATGGGATTATATATTTTAATATTGATGATGGGTCAACTTTTTCTAAAAAAGCTTGTTTAAATAGCGAAAAGCCTGTAGACCACTGATTTATTCTTTCTTTTTCTTCTTTAGGTAATTCTTTTAACCAAACCAATTGAGCTAACGCTCTTGTTTTAGTATCGTAACATAAAGTTTTTAAAGATAAATTTAATGCAGAATATGCTTGAATAATTTTTACAGCATCAACATCATGTACTCCTTTTAAATACCCTTCATTTAATGCTTTACTCATATATTCTAACACCTCTTTATCTAATTGTTCTTTTGATAAAGATTGAATAATTGATGTATTGCCTCCATATTTTTGATTTACAAAAACATAAGCCAAATATTCTGCTCTATAAACAGATGAAGACTCTGAAGGAATTGACATTGTCCACACATCTTGTGTACTCTCTAACGCTGTATTTTGTACTTCTGTAAAAAAATCTGTTCCTGTTAAATGGTAAAACAGATTCCCTTTCCTTTCTACAATAGTTGCATTTAATTCTTGTTGACTTACAGCGAAAGAATGTTTACCAAACCTAATAAATCCAGGACCATCAACATTTAATTCTGATCGGTCTCGTAATTGTCTTACAGCTTCTTTCTGTGCATTTTTTAATGCTCCTAAAACTTCTTCCGCTTTAGAAGTCTCTCCTATTTCAGATAATTTAGTTGATGTATCTCTTAATTTTTCAATTAATAAATCCGTTGAGAAGTAAGCTATCAATTGATCTTCCTTTTCAATCTTTTTTGCTTTTGATAAAATTGATTGAATCATTCTATCAGCAGAATTTCGTAAACGTATTGATTTACGATTACGTACCTCTTCTAATTGAATTTTCTTATTTTCAAATGCACTCGCAACTTCTTCTCTTTTTATTTCTAATTGCTCAGCAAAAGAATCATGTTCAGAGAATTTACCTTCTAACTCTTCTATTTGAGCAGATAATTTACTTAGGTACTCTTCACATTCTTCTGGGCTATTTGCTATATCTAAAAAACTAGATACTGATTGTTCCAATAATCTAAATTGAGCTGTAAATTCTGCATTTGCTTCAGCTTTAGATAATTGTGTCTTTTTCTCTTTAGATTGGGCTTTTACACTATTTAACGACGAAAACAGATTAGAAATTCTATTTATTATTTCTGCAGTTTGCGTTGGGTCTTTGATATTTAAATTAGAAACTGTTTCAATAAGTAATTCTAACTCCTTACCTATTGTTGCTAACTCTTCTATTGCTTCATCAATATCTACAGTTTTATCTATAGTTTCTAATGCCTTTCTTATTTCACCAATTTTAGAAACAAATGCATTTAAAGCATCTTCTCCTAAAAGAAAACGTGTACAGCGTTCTCCTAATTTTTGTGTCTGCTCTTTTAATTTAACTTCCCACTCTTCTAGTGGTTCAATAGAAATATATCTAACCTCTTTTAAGCCTACAGCTTTTCCTCTTAAGGCTCTTAAAGTTGCAAGAGCCTTTACAAAACCTGTTATATCTTTATAGGTTTCCCTATCTGTTTCTCTAGTTATCTTAATACACTCTGTATTAAATGCAGTTTCTTCTTCTTCTGCATTTTTACGTTGTCTATTTACTTTTTCATACTCTTCTATTGCAGCACCAGCAGTATTTTGAATCGATAATAAAGGAGTAGATAATTTACCTACATCTTCTCGTTCTAGCCAAGTGTAAATATCTAAAGTACTTGTAGTCTCATGAAGAATATCAGAATATAAACCAAGGTAGCTATCTGGCTTATTACAAAGTACATGTATACTCTTCATCTGTGCCATTGCCTTTACAACTTCTTTATTCCCAACATTTATTAAAAAATGTTCTTTTGTACTTTGTATTTGAACAGCATCTGGATCTACAAATGGAGATTGAAGAATTTGTAATGTATGTGTTTTTCTTGGTTCATTATCAGATTTAAAATAAACCAATTCTCCATTCTTAAATAATGAATACCCATTACATTTTAAAGGAGGCTGAACTGTTTGTTCAATAACATTATAAGATAATAATACATACTCTCCTGTGTCTCTTTGATAGAATACGAAGAGGTAGTCTTCTCCATTTGGGGCTACTATCTTTTTCTTAAATACCCAATCATGCTCAATTTTTTCAAATATCTTGTACTCACCATTTTGTAGATAATAACCATTTGAAAAAATGACACCTTGTTCCTCAGGTAAAAGGATACAAGCATTTGATATAGCATTAACCCGTAATGCTGTTTTAAGTTTATCGTTATAAATAAAATAACGCCATACTTTCTCTCTATACGGAAGTACTTTCAATAAAATTAAATTACCTAAGTCAGCAAAATGAATATCTCCATCTTCTAATCTTTGATCTTTTTCATCTACCTCTTCAGCTAAAATACCTTCACCTTCAGAAGTATTATCTTCAATTTTAATTGTTAGATCTCCCCCTACAGTTTCTACAAATACCTTATCATTTATAGAAACATGAGGATGTAATCCCTCTCTAAAATCTTCTCTCTTTGTTTTAACCCATTCAAATTCATGTTGAGAAGGAAACTTAACTTCATGTTCACTCCTGGCATCTACATATTTAAGAGATTCATTCTCTACACTCCACTTAAATGCCTTGATATCTCCAACACGATCGCTTATTTGAAACAGCATAAACAAGCTATTCCCAATTTTAAAAAATTGAGTAAACTTTGTGTCTTTATTGTATTGATAGAGCTCTCTAAAATCTTTTATAAATTGTTTATCATTTATAAGATTTAATGGTTCCGCATGGAAAGAATGAGATTCGTCCTTATAAGAATAAATGCTAAATACATCTGATAAAGTCATCTCAGTTCTTAAACCAAGTTGAACGTTATAACCAAAAATAAATGTATTACCAATAGGAATCATATCCCTTGCTGTACAATTATTTTCTGTCATCAATCTATCTGATGCTATTAATCCAATCTCAATTGAACCAAATAAATCTTTCCTTAGTGTATTTAATGCATCTAAAGAGTTTTGGAGTTCACTGCTGCTTTCTTGTAGTCTTTTTTGAAGAAGTTCGTATGTTCCGTTTTCAAGCATGAGGGTTGGAATTTTAGGAGAAAAATAGAGTTACCTCTTTTGGGTAAAAGAAGTAACTCTAAAGAAAGTAATTATTTAGTTTAATAGTGTTCCTGCTGCAACATTTGCAATACCAGATTTCTCTGCAGTTAATAAAGCACTATCTAACCAAGTTTTAGATTGATCATCTTGTGCCATTACCTTCATTTTACTTAATAATCCAGCAACACTAAGATTTTTGATATCTTCTGTAGAGATACCAAATTGATCTATATAACCTCTTACTTTACCAATAATATTTTTTCCGTCAGAATCATCTAATAAATTTTCTTTTACTTCTGTAGCCACAGAACTCGTTTCAAAGAAAGAATCAACGGCATCGCCCATAGATATTGACTTAATAATTCTATCATATACTTGAGTTTCTCCACCTACAATACGAATATCACTACTCTTCACAGCTTCAGCCATAACTGTAGCTTGGGCTTTAGTTAACTCTTGTTGCATTTCGAATTTAGCCAATGATAAATCTTTCTCTTGATTTAATTGAAGTTTAAACTTCTCTAACTCTAAAATTGCACCATCCATATGTTGTGCCGCTTTAGCTTCCGCTTCAATTCTCTGTGCTTCTATAAGTGCTTTTTGTTCTAATACTTTTGCTTCTGCTAAACCTTCTAATTCAATTGATTTAGATTTCTGCTCCATACCTTCTGCTTCAGCAATCATTTTCTTACGCAATACTTCTGCTTCAGCTTCACCTAATTGTCTATTTGCAGTAGCTTGAGCTTCGGAAGTTGTTGCAATAAACTGAGCTTCTGCTAATGCTTCTTTTTCTTTTGCTAAAGATTTAGCTTCAGATACCTGAGCTTCTGCAAACCCTTCTGTTGCTTGTTCTTTTACTTTTGCTTCTGCTAAAGTTTTAATTGCAGCTGCTTTCTGATTAGAAGTTTCAAAATCTGCTGCTGCTTCAATTTTCTTTTGCTCTGCTTGTAATTTAGAAGCTTCTTTTGCTGCTTCAGCTGCTTTTAATTCAGCCATTAAGCTTTCTTCTGCTTTTTGTTCTGCCAAAGTAATTGCTACTTTTTTCACACGCTGAGCTTCAGAAAATGCTTGTGTATCTTTGATTCTTTCTTCCTCTTCTACTACAGATTTCTGAACTGCAATACGTTCTTTTATTACATCTTGAATATCCCTTTTTTGTTCTTCTAGAGATTTCTCTTTTGCAATAACGGCTAACTCTACAATCTTATCTTTTTCAGTTTGGGCTAACTTCTGTTCTCTATCAATTTTTTCATTTTCTAACGCTTCAGTCTTCTCTATATTTTTACTAGCTACTAATATTTCTCGTTCTTTATTTTTTTCTTGAATTTCAAGTTCTTCATCAACATGAAGTTTCGCTTTTTCTGCTTTTAACCTTTCTTCCTGAACAACCGTTTCCGTTACAGATTCCTCTCTTGCACGAAGAGTTTCAATTTCTCTTTTCTGTCTTTCTTCAGCTTCGGCTTTTTGTTTATCTAGAATAAGAACAGCTTCAATCTTTTCAACATCTTGTTTTTTGATCTTTTTTTCTTCATCATTTTTAATAAGGTTAGCCTGAATTTTTTGATTTGCTGTTAAATCAATAATCTTCTTAATGCCTTCCGCATCTAAAATATTATCTGGATCTAAATACTCAATTTTAGTTTGCTCCAAATAATCTATTGCACAATCATCTAAAACATACCCATTTAAATCTGTTCCGATAATATCAATAACTTCTTGTTTCATTTTTTCACGAGAAGTGTACAATTCAATAAAATCAAA
This region includes:
- a CDS encoding DNA repair ATPase, giving the protein MLENGTYELLQKRLQESSSELQNSLDALNTLRKDLFGSIEIGLIASDRLMTENNCTARDMIPIGNTFIFGYNVQLGLRTEMTLSDVFSIYSYKDESHSFHAEPLNLINDKQFIKDFRELYQYNKDTKFTQFFKIGNSLFMLFQISDRVGDIKAFKWSVENESLKYVDARSEHEVKFPSQHEFEWVKTKREDFREGLHPHVSINDKVFVETVGGDLTIKIEDNTSEGEGILAEEVDEKDQRLEDGDIHFADLGNLILLKVLPYREKVWRYFIYNDKLKTALRVNAISNACILLPEEQGVIFSNGYYLQNGEYKIFEKIEHDWVFKKKIVAPNGEDYLFVFYQRDTGEYVLLSYNVIEQTVQPPLKCNGYSLFKNGELVYFKSDNEPRKTHTLQILQSPFVDPDAVQIQSTKEHFLINVGNKEVVKAMAQMKSIHVLCNKPDSYLGLYSDILHETTSTLDIYTWLEREDVGKLSTPLLSIQNTAGAAIEEYEKVNRQRKNAEEEETAFNTECIKITRETDRETYKDITGFVKALATLRALRGKAVGLKEVRYISIEPLEEWEVKLKEQTQKLGERCTRFLLGEDALNAFVSKIGEIRKALETIDKTVDIDEAIEELATIGKELELLIETVSNLNIKDPTQTAEIINRISNLFSSLNSVKAQSKEKKTQLSKAEANAEFTAQFRLLEQSVSSFLDIANSPEECEEYLSKLSAQIEELEGKFSEHDSFAEQLEIKREEVASAFENKKIQLEEVRNRKSIRLRNSADRMIQSILSKAKKIEKEDQLIAYFSTDLLIEKLRDTSTKLSEIGETSKAEEVLGALKNAQKEAVRQLRDRSELNVDGPGFIRFGKHSFAVSQQELNATIVERKGNLFYHLTGTDFFTEVQNTALESTQDVWTMSIPSESSSVYRAEYLAYVFVNQKYGGNTSIIQSLSKEQLDKEVLEYMSKALNEGYLKGVHDVDAVKIIQAYSALNLSLKTLCYDTKTRALAQLVWLKELPKEEKERINQWSTGFSLFKQAFLEKVDPSSILKYIIPYSNIVLEKLNIQDDINATDIALCLIDLISESNFSVSAEADYLKEEFNRLLISKNLVEPFKNNIQRLSKDWDQLITFLDIGWETLFKSTAFKGEVAKYTQYTLEASLLLVDTFNAERQVVSINHTESITGLLGDHTLINNGEYVLNYHDFSKRIKKHLRKDLPLFNTYIEQRGKVLSEFKKDIKLTSFEPKVLSSFVRNRLINDVYLPLIGENLSKQIGASGKKKRTDLMGLLLLISPPGYGKTTLMEYVANRLGLIFMKINGPSIGHQVLSLDPEEAPNATAREELEKLGLALEMGNNVMLYLDDIQHCNPEFLQKFISLCDGQRKIEGVYNGDTKTYDLRGKRFCVIMAGNPYTESGDKFQIPDMLANRADTYNLGEVIGSTQTAFELSYIENCLTSNQFISQWTNYPKKDLYQLISSIKNDSLSTLELEVNLSTDEKEESIKVFKQLLYVQDVILKVNQNYVSSAAQDDDYRIEPPFKLQGSYRNMNKLAEKVSPIMNDTELKDLVISHYENESQTLTSAAEENLLKFKESLEILTEEEFNRWEEIKQTFRKKNNLKVLGDQKGEKMLTHLSDISGAIKSLKKEMIYVVK
- a CDS encoding flotillin family protein; this encodes MDSQMLLAVMGIVAVLIFGTLGSIISFYKKVPQGKALVRTGMGGLRVITQGGLVIPIIHKAERMDVSLKSIEISREGKQGLICQDNLRADIRVVFFIRVNNQEEDIATVAQTVGCERASDTELLFSLFEAKFSEALKTIGKRFDFIELYTSREKMKQEVIDIIGTDLNGYVLDDCAIDYLEQTKIEYLDPDNILDAEGIKKIIDLTANQKIQANLIKNDEEKKIKKQDVEKIEAVLILDKQKAEAEERQKREIETLRAREESVTETVVQEERLKAEKAKLHVDEELEIQEKNKEREILVASKNIEKTEALENEKIDREQKLAQTEKDKIVELAVIAKEKSLEEQKRDIQDVIKERIAVQKSVVEEEERIKDTQAFSEAQRVKKVAITLAEQKAEESLMAELKAAEAAKEASKLQAEQKKIEAAADFETSNQKAAAIKTLAEAKVKEQATEGFAEAQVSEAKSLAKEKEALAEAQFIATTSEAQATANRQLGEAEAEVLRKKMIAEAEGMEQKSKSIELEGLAEAKVLEQKALIEAQRIEAEAKAAQHMDGAILELEKFKLQLNQEKDLSLAKFEMQQELTKAQATVMAEAVKSSDIRIVGGETQVYDRIIKSISMGDAVDSFFETSSVATEVKENLLDDSDGKNIIGKVRGYIDQFGISTEDIKNLSVAGLLSKMKVMAQDDQSKTWLDSALLTAEKSGIANVAAGTLLN